The following proteins come from a genomic window of Drosophila sulfurigaster albostrigata strain 15112-1811.04 chromosome X, ASM2355843v2, whole genome shotgun sequence:
- the LOC133847697 gene encoding uncharacterized protein LOC133847697: MCDSNGDSAKVTSEGRSIDEGFCHLMGAMYNDMPSELNSQTKRNPEMIRSIRSIRLPRPTAFAARYVTKVLHPSPMIVSKRFVKPQMMGDNNGQGSDQDRLLRKLFCVPLLSKIVLLITPRGSNSHMNDMFNIHAYMIEDQFHLGVTSLTASERELFVNPQKPNNYALICCSGHIHLEDAFMNASLKKNIIQMSKNKSNAVVEIKCKGKRLSLQYTGDPHQPKIEATGSGKSRQVKIPALNATADIYPLQLKNISTNRQINAATSEVPLEIFDNQIEELSEANANSVEQQQPLAQIVHQNIQQNIDNFEQIVEQQPATETEPHIMDNEKLSAEQLSNKVGQVPQEDKENINASIEKVEEPIIQQNNKNIKQIMETSDQHLNKAEKVPKEILNSEIEELSESNANCVEQPQPLAQIVHQNIQQNIDNAEQIMELAEQQPSTETPVYQRSISSCSQYSYRGRRPSRIFSKSQPDKMLSSGGTLDVRVKQKSKSLVTETRKPQWVTAGLNSKHRNYVVIYNPKEIRGPTPVYQRSISSCSQHSQPAHSPPEPCEVENIQKITDSRQIVESLEQHLNELEPREEMHNYKHTRKQSNDVSELLQDELKDIKDVPIEDVREVKEVEKQVIFYVKKPATPNFNKEYKDKLKQFQIDRRLKKSLQSQQAANETSQSSLFKEPQLNNRPQILGHTPVYQRSISSCSQYSYRGRRQSRIFSKSQPDKTLSSGGTLDVRVKQKRSSCKSLVTETRKPQWVTAGLNSKHRNYVVIYNPKEIRGPTPVYQRSITSCSQHSQPAHSPPEPCEVENIQKLTDSRQIVESLEQHLNELEPREEMHNYKHTRKQSNDVSELLQDELKDIKDVPIEDVREVKEVEKQVIFYVKKPATPNFNKEYKKKLKQFQIDRRLKKSLQSQQAANETSQSSLFKEPQLNNRPQILGHTPVYQRSISSCSQYSYRGRRQSRIFSKSQPDKMLSSGGTLDVRVKQKRSSCKSLVTETRKPQWVTAGLNSKHRNYVVIYKPKEVITQKALEENYERDMSSAGDAMPSQNNMLVLYDQEDDDYDPNYCYELWPPQLLESESEGGIDESTIDCLIPNSQTILDANSTQFERMMQHPVAVPKTFSHRTRQLIEDKLSSVDAKQAFHNLGSLIRRVNSRPIPHDRHLQILFRLFARLDVQLFVRAEFNLPGCNPTPTMPRCRIECFFFPDRSDFIVSIAVLRSQLEQLMRQIPQILPNLHYCRDAFDLTRVPDVVRNYVRNHFNKLLKDLLAEYCYQLIQEKTPISAMPYELTDHDILGDDIFLRPKATKILPLTLEKLN; this comes from the exons atgtGTGACTCAAATGGTGATTCAGCAAAGGTAACTAGTGAAGGTCGCAGCATTGACGAGGGATTCTGTCATTTGATGGGTGCAATGTACAATGACATGCCATCCGAGCTCAATTCGCAAACGAAACGGAATCCCGAAATGATAAGATCCATTAGATCCATCCGTTTACCACGGCCTACGGCATTTGCTGCACGTTATGTGACCAAAGTGCTGCATCCTAGTCCGATGATAGTCTCAAAGCGCTTCGTGAAACCGCAAATGATGGGCGACAACAACGGCCAAGGCTCGGATCAGGATCGTTTATTGCGCAAACTCTTCTGTGTTCCTTTGCTGAGCAAGATTGTGTTGCTAATCACACCCAGGGGCAGCAACTCGCACATGAATGATATGTTCAATATCCATGCCTATATGATAGAGGATCAATTTCATCTCGGTGTAACAAGCCTGACGGCATCCGAACGCGAACTCTTTGTGAACCCACAAAAGCCAAATAATTATGCTTTGATCTGTTGCTCGGGCCACATTCATCTGGAGGATGCTTTTATGAATGCCTCGCTGAAGAAGAATATCATTCAAATgtcaaaaaacaaatcaaatgcagtcgttgaaataaaatgcaagGGCAAAAGATTATCCCTCCAATATACTGGAGACCCGCATCAACCAAAGATCGAAGCAACTGGCAGCGGCAAAAGTCGACAGGTCAAGATCCCAGCTCTAAATGCAACGGCTGACATATATCCActacaattgaaaaatatatctaCAAATCGGCAGATAAATGCTGCAACCTCAGAGGTGCCTCTAGAGATTTTCGATAACCAAATCGAGGAACTATCtgaagcaaatgcaaatagtgttgagcaacaacagcctCTTGCTCAAATCGTGCACCAAAACATCCAACAAAACATCGATAACTTTGAGCAGATTGTGGAGCAACAACCTGCAACTGAAACAGAGCCTCATATTATGGACAACGAAAAACTGTCAGCTGAACAGCTCTCAAATAAGGTGGGGCAAGTTCCTCAAGAGGATAAGGAGAACATCAATGCTAGTATTGAAAAGGTTGAGGAGCCAATTATtcagcaaaacaataaaaacattaagCAGATTATGGAAACGTCTGAtcagcatttaaataaagccGAGAAGGTGCCTAAAGAGATCCTCAATAGTGAAATCGAGGAACTATCTgagtcaaatgcaaattgtgttgAGCAACCACAACCTCTGGCACAAATCGTGCACCAAAACATCCAACAAAACATCGATAATGCTGAGCAGATTATGGAATTAGCTGAGCAACAACCTTCAACTGAAAC GCCGGTATATCAACGTTCGATTAGCTCCTGCTCACAATATTCGTATCGAGGGCGTCGTCCGTCAAGAATCTTCTCGAAATCACAGCCAGACAAAATGCTCTCCAGCGGCGGCACGTTGGATGTTCGAGTGAAGCAAAAGAGCAAGTCTTTAGTGACGGAAACTAGGAAGCCTCAATGGGTCACAGCCGGACTCAATTCGAAGCATCGCAATTATGTAGTGATATACAATCCAAAAGAAATACGCGGACCCACGCCGGTATATCAACGTTCGATTAGCTCCTGCTCGCAACATTCACAACCAGCCCACAGCCCACCCGAACCATGTGAAGTCGAAAATATTCAGAAGATAACCGATAGTAGACAGATTGTGGAATCGTTAGAGCAACATTTAAATGAGCTGGAGCCACGCGAGGAAATGCACAACTATAAACATACAAGGAAGCAATCAAATGATGTCTCTGAACTGCTGCAAGATGAGCTCAAGGACATTAAAGATGTGCCGATTGAGGACGTAAGAGAGGTCAAGGAAGTTGAAAAGCAAGTCATATTTTATGTCAAGAAGCCGGCTACTCCGAATTTCAACAAAGAGTACAAAGATAAACTAAAACAGTTCCAAATTGACAGGCGACTGAAGAAATCTCTGCAAAGTCAGCAGGCTGCAAATGAAACAAGTCAATCAAGCCTCTTTAAGGAGCCGCAGCTCAACAATCGGCCACAAATACTCGGACACACGCCGGTATATCAACGTTCGATTAGCTCCTGCTCGCAATATTCGTATCGAGGGCGTCGTCAGTCAAGAATCTTCTCGAAATCACAGCCAGACAAGACGCTCTCCAGCGGCGGCACGTTGGATGTCCGAGTGAAGCAAAAGAGATCGAGCTGCAAGTCTTTAGTGACGGAAACTAGGAAGCCTCAATGGGTCACAGCTGGACTCAATTCGAAGCATCGCAATTATGTAGTGATATACAATCCAAAAGAAATACGCGGACCCACGCCGGTATATCAACGTTCGATTACCTCCTGCTCGCAACATTCACAACCAGCCCACAGCCCACCCGAACCATGTGAAGTCGAAAATATTCAGAAGTTAACCGATAGTAGACAGATTGTGGAATCGTTAGAGCAACATTTAAATGAGCTGGAGCCACGCGAGGAAATGCACAACTATAAACATACAAGGAAGCAATCAAATGATGTCTCTGAACTGCTGCAAGATGAGCTCAAGGACATTAAAGATGTGCCGATTGAGGACGTAAGAGAGGTCAAGGAAGTTGAAAAGCAAGTCATATTTTATGTCAAGAAGCCGGCTACTCCGAATTTCAACAAAGAGTacaaaaagaaactaaaacagTTCCAAATTGACAGGCGACTGAAGAAATCTCTGCAAAGTCAGCAGGCTGCAAATGAAACAAGTCAATCAAGCCTCTTTAAGGAGCCGCAGCTCAACAATCGGCCACAAATACTCGGACACACGCCGGTATATCAACGTTCGATTAGCTCCTGCTCGCAATATTCGTATCGAGGGCGTCGTCAGTCAAGAATCTTCTCGAAATCACAGCCAGACAAAATGCTCTCCAGCGGCGGCACGTTGGATGTCCGAGTGAAGCAAAAGAGATCGAGCTGCAAGTCTTTAGTGACGGAAACTAGGAAGCCTCAATGGGTCACAGCCGGACTCAATTCGAAGCATCGCAATTATGTAGTGATATACAAGCCAAAAGAAGTGATCACTCAGAAGGCTCTCGAGGAGAATTACGAGCGTGACATGAGCTCAGCAGGTGATGCAATGCCTAGTCAAAACAATATGCTCGTATTGTATGATCAGGAGGATGACGACTACGATCCCAATTATTGTTACGAGCTGTGGCCACCGCAGCTATTGGAATCCGAGTCGGAAGGAGGGATCGACGAGTCGACAATAGACTGTTTGATACCCAACTCACAGACCATTCTGGATGCAAATTCAACGCAATTCGAACGCATGATGCAACATCCAGTTGCAGTGCCAAAGACATTTTCGCATCGAACTCGTCAGCTAATAGAAGACAAACTATCAAGCGTTGATGCCAAGCAAGCGTTCCACAATTTGGGCAGTCTGATTCGACGCGTGAACTCGCGTCCCATTCCCCATGACCGGCATCTGCAGATACTCTTTCGTCTATTCGCCCGGCTGGATGTTCAGCTCTTTGTGCGTGCCGAGTTCAATCTTCCCGGTTGCAATCCGACGCCAACGATGCCACGTTGTCGCATCGAATGCTTCTTCTTTCCGGATCGCTCAGACTTTATTGTGTCGATAGCAGTTTTACGCTCGCAGCTGGAGCAGCTCATGCGACAAATACCTCAAATATTGCCTAATTTACACTACTGTCGTGATGCTTTTGATTTGACTCGCGTTCCAGATGTCGTTAGGAACTATGTGCGCAACCATTTCAATAAACTGCTGAAGGATCTGCTTGCCGAGTATTGCTATCAGCTGATTCAGGAGAAGACACCGATCTCAGCCATGCCTTATGAGCTCACTGATCACGATATCTTGGGCGATGATATTTTTCTACGACCCAAAGCCACCAAGATTCTGCCTTTAACACTAGAGAAACTCAATTAG